Proteins encoded within one genomic window of Brassica rapa cultivar Chiifu-401-42 chromosome A09, CAAS_Brap_v3.01, whole genome shotgun sequence:
- the LOC103841239 gene encoding UDP-glycosyltransferase 73C7 — MVYINSIRVAIHLHTYLLKHYLIFNPKTFSFLIFQIVRSTTMSSHDLVHFVVIPFMAQGHMIPLVDISKLLSQRQGVTVTIITTTQNVARIKSSLSSSSTFSTINIVEIKFPFQLAGLPEGCESVDMLDSTADLVKFFHAANTLEEQVEKAMEKMVQPRPSCIIGDMSLPFTSSLAKKLKIPKLLFHGFSCFSLACIHVVRESGILKAVESDDEYFDLHGLPDRLEFTKPQISVLQPVEGIMKEGTDKIIESDIDSYGVIVNSFEELEVDYVREYKKARGGKVWCVGPVALCNNLEFDKVKRGDKASIGQDQCLHWLDSQEKGSVLYVCLGSLCNLPLAQLKELGLGLEESNKPFVWVIREWGKYGELAKWIQESGFEERIKDRGLVINGWAPQVFILSHASIGGFLTHCGWNSTLEGITAGVPLLTWPLFAEQFYNEKLVVKILKAGLEIGVEKSMQYGKEEEIGVMVSRESVRKAVDELMGDSEEAQERIRRVKELSGMANKALEEGRSSHSNITMLIQDIKEKSQSQI; from the coding sequence ATGGTGTATATAAACTCTATCCGCGTAGCTATACATTTACATACATATTTGTTGAAACATTACCTTATATTCAATCCCAAAACATTTAGTTTTCTTATCTTTCAAATTGTAAGATCTACCACAATGTCTTCACATGATCTTGTTCACTTCGTCGTAATACCCTTTATGGCTCAAGGCCATATGATCCCACTGGTCGACATCTCTAAGCTCTTGTCCCAGCGTCAAGGTGTGACTGTCACCATCATCACAACTACTCAAAACGTAGCCAGGATCAAGTCCtcactctcttcttcctctaccTTTTCGACTATCAACATCGTTGAAATTAAATTTCCCTTTCAACTAGCTGGTCTACCTGAAGGGTGCGAGAGTGTAGACATGCTAGACTCAACAGCCGATTTGGTTAAGTTCTTTCACGCGGCAAACACGCTTGAGGAACAAGTCGAAAAGGCTATGGAGAAGATGGTTCAGCCACGACCGAGCTGCATCATTGGAGATATGAGCCTTCCTTTCACGTCAAGCCTTGCCAAAAAACTCAAGATTCCCAAACTTCTCTTCCATGGATTTTCTTGTTTCAGCCTTGCATGCATACACGTGGTTCGAGAAAGTGGGATCTTGAAAGCTGTAGAATCTGACGACGAGTATTTCGATTTGCATGGGTTGCCTGATAGACTTGAGTTCACTAAGCCTCAGATCTCAGTCCTTCAGCCTGTTGAAGGAATTATGAAAGAGGGTACCGACAAGATTATTGAAAGTGATATTGACTCTTATGGTGTTATTGTGAATAGCTTCGAAGAGTTAGAAGTTGATTATGTAAGAGAATATAAGAAAGCAAGAGGAGGAAAAGTCTGGTGTGTAGGACCTGTTGCCTTGTGCAATAACTTAGAGTTTGACAAAGTTAAGAGAGGAGACAAGGCTTCCATTGGTCAAGACCAATGCCTTCACTGGCTTGACTCGCAAGAAAAGGGTTCAGTGCTCTACGTTTGCCTTGGTAGTCTATGCAATCTTCCCTTGGCTCAGCTCAAGGAGCTAGGTCTAGGCCTTGAGGAATCTAATAAGCCTTTTGTTTGGGTTATAAGAGAGTGGGGAAAATATGGAGAGCTAGCAAAATGGATTCAAGAAAGTGGATTTGAAGAGAGGATCAAAGATAGAGGACTTGTGATCAATGGTTGGGCACCACAAGTGTTCATCCTCTCACATGCATCAATAGGAGGGTTCTTGACTCATTGTGGATGGAACTCGACTCTAGAGGGAATTACTGCAGGAGTTCCATTATTGACATGGCCTTTGTTTGCTGAACAATTCTACAATGAGAAGTTAGTTGTGAAGATATTAAAAGCAGGATTAGAGATAGGAGTAGAGAAATCCATGCAATATgggaaagaagaagagatagGAGTGATGGTGAGTAGAGAAAGTGTGAGAAAGGCTGTGGATGAGCTGATGGGTGATAGTGAAGAAGCACAAGAAAGAATAAGAAGAGTTAAAGAACTTAGTGGCATGGCAAATAAGGCTTTAGAAGAAGGAAGGTCTTCACATTCTAATATCACAATGCTCATTCAAGACATCAAGGAGAAATCACAATCTCAAATATAG
- the LOC103841240 gene encoding pentatricopeptide repeat-containing protein At3g53170, whose amino-acid sequence MAFIQQPVQGSSSLCANEIIQTIHCFSRRVASVSVVPTTCSTKSPKERKDKKSSGLISTKHQVDPKRELSRILRTDAAVKSIERKANSEKYNTLWPKAVLEALDDAVKENRWQSALKIFSLLRKQHWYEPRCKTYTKLFKLLGNCKQPEQASLLFELMLSEGLKPTIDVYTSLISVYGKCSLLEKAFATLEYMKSVSDCTPDVFTFTVLISCCCKLARFDLVNRVLLEMSYLGVRCSTVTYNTILDGYGKAGMFEEMENVLADMIEDGDSLPDVYTFNSIIGSYGNGGNIRKMESWYNRFQLMGVEPDITTFNVLILSFGKAGMYKKMSSVMDYMEKRFFSPTVVTYNIVIETFGKAGRIEKMEEVFRKMKYRGVKPNSITYCSLVDAYSKAGLVGKIDSVLRQVVNSDVVLDTVFFNCIINAYGEAGDLATMKELYIQMEERKCKPDKITFATMVKTYAAHGIFDAVRELEKQMISTCESSGKKRLMG is encoded by the exons GCGTGTAGCCTCTGTTTCAGTGGTGCCCACAACGTGCTCGACGAAAAGCCCCAAAGAACGTAAAGATAAAAAGAGCTCTGGGTTGATATCAACAAAACACCAAGTAGATCCCAAGAGAGAATTATCTCGGATTCTTAGAACAGACGCTGCTGTTAAGAGCATAGAGAGGAAAGCCAACTCCGAAAAGTACAACACTTTATGGCCAAAAGCTGTTCTCGAAGCACTTGATGATGCTGTCAAAGAGAATCGATGGCAGTCTGCTCTCAAG ATATTCAGTCTCCTCAGAAAGCAGCATTGGTACGAACCAAGATGCAAAACCTACACAAAACTCTTCAAACTCCTTGGCAACTGCAAACAGCCTGAGCAAGCGAGCTTACTCTTCGAACTAATGCTATCCGAAGGACTAAAACCCACCATCGACGTCTACACATCTCTTATCTCCGTCTACGGCAAATGCTCTCTTCTAGAAAAGGCCTTTGCAACTCTCGAATACATGAAATCAGTCAGCGACTGCACCCCGGACGTCTTCACTTTCACCGTTCTCATCAGCTGCTGCTGCAAACTCGCCCGGTTTGATCTAGTTAACCGCGTCCTCCTCGAGATGTCGTACCTTGGAGTCAGGTGCAGCACGGTGACTTACAACACTATCCTCGATGGGTATGGTAAAGCAGGAATGTTTGAGGAGATGGAGAACGTTTTAGCTGATATGATCGAGGATGGAGACTCTCTTCCAGATGTTTACACGTTTAACTCAATCATTGGCTCTTATGGAAACGGCGGCAACATTAGGAAGATGGAGAGCTGGTATAACCGTTTCCAGCTTATGGGAGTGGAGCCAGACATCACCACGTTCAACGTACTGATCCTGTCCTTTGGTAAAGCTGGGATGTATAAGAAGATGAGCTCTGTTATGGATTACATGGAGAAAAGATTCTTCTCCCCGACGGTTGTCACTTACAATATAGTGATCGAGACGTTTGGGAAAGCGGGGAGGATCGAGAAGATGGAGGAGGTGTTCAGGAAGATGAAGTATCGAGGAGTGAAGCCTAACTCAATCACTTACTGTTCGCTTGTTGACGCGTATAGCAAAGCTGGTCTTGTGGGTAAGATAGATTCGGTTTTGAGGCAGGTTGTGAATTCGGATGTGGTGCTGGATACGGTCTTCTTCAATTGTATAATCAATGCGTATGGTGAGGCTGGTGATCTGGCTACGATGAAGGAGTTGTATATACAGATGGAAGAGAGAAAATGTAAGCCTGATAAGATTACTTTTGCGACTATGGTGAAGACTTATGCTGCTCATGGGATATTTGATGCGGTTCGTGAACTTGAGAAACAGATGATTTCCACTTGCGAGAGTTCAG GCAAGAAGAGGCTCATGGGGTGA